The genomic segment ACCCTCAGGCTGCATGCGCCATCGTGAAGATGGCGACGTCAGCGGCCACAAATTGCCGGAACGGTCGGGCACTCCTTGTCCGGGGCCGATTCAAACGGGCTCCAAACTCCTCTACTATGGCCCTGTCCGGATCAGACGGGCGGTGATTCGCCGCGAGAGCGCGGCGCACCGGCACGGGCGCCACGACGGTGCGTCCGCAAGGGGATATGGCTGAACAGCGATGCGGGACGGCGCGGGACACGCCCCACAGACCATGCGTTGGCACGCGGCCCTGGCGCTTGCCACCGCGGGCCCGTGGCTCGTCGCCGCCCCCGCCCCGGCACGCGCCCTGCCGTCGGCGGAGGCCATTGCCACGCGGATCGCCACCGAGCCGCTGACCTTCGCCGTGGCGCTGCTCGCCGCGGTCGTCTTCGCCTGGGCGCTTGTCGAGACCCGTCGGCTCGCCCGCATGCTGCGCCAGGCGCGCAAGCGCGCGAGCGATCTGGAGACCGAGCTCAACGAGGCCGAGATCGCGCTCACGGCGGAGCCGCATCTCCTGTTCATCTGGCGCGGGCGCGACGAGGACCCGGAGCGCATTGCCGGCGACATGCGCGGCACCTGCACCGTGCCGGACACCCCCGACAGGCTCGCCGATTTCTCAGGCTGGCTCGAACCGGAATCGGTGAACACGCTCAAGGCCGCGCTCGCGGAGCTACGCGCACGGGGCACCGCGTTCAATTTCGGCATCAAGACCGCGCAAGGCGACCTGCTGGAGGCCGACGGGCGCGCGGCCGGCGGGCTCGCCACATTGCGCCTGCGCCCCCTGGCGGGCGAGCGCCTCGAGCTCACCGAACTCGCCCACGACCGACGCAAGCTCGCCCGCCAGGTCGACCGCCTGGCCGCCATTCTCGACAGCGCGCCGATGCCCGTCTGGCTGCGGCTCGGCGACGGCCGGCTCGCCTGGGCGAACCGGGCCTATGTCACCGCGCTGGAGGCCGCGAGCCTCGACGAGGTGCTCTCCTCCGGCGCGGAGCTGTTCGCGTCGGTCGAGGGATCGGGCGGGGATGCCCCGCGCCGGCAGCGCGACCATACGGTGATCGGCGGCACCAAGAAGGCGCTCGACATCGTCGAGGTGCCGGTCGAGGACGGATGTGCCGGCTTCGCCATCGACGTCTCCGAGCTGGAGGATTCCGAGAAGGAGCTCAAGCGCCATATCCGCGCCCATGCCAGCACGCTCGACAAGCTGGCCACCGCCATCGCCATATTCGGCCCGGACCAGCGCCTGCGCTTCCACAATGCGGCCTATGCCGATCTCTGGCAGCTCGACCCGGAATGGCTCGACACCCACCCCTATGACAGCGAGATCCTCGACCGCCTGCGCGAGCAGCGCTGCCTGCCCGAGCAGGCCAATTACCGCGACTGGAAGGCGCGCCTCCTGGAAGCCTACAACACGCTCGACACGCGCGAGGACTGGTGGCACCTGCCCGACGGGCGCACGCTGCGCGTCGTCGCCGAGCAGCACCCCTTCGGCGGGGTCACCTATCTCTACGAGAACATCACCGAGATGATCCGGCTGGAGAGCAGCTACAACGAGCTGATCGGCGTCCAGCGCGAAACCCTCGACAACCTCCATGAGGGTATCGCCCTGTTCGGGACGGACGGGCGGCTCAAGCTGTTCAATCCGGCCTATGCGACGCTGTGGTCGCTCGACGGCGAGTTCCTGGCGGACGATCCGCATATCGACGACATCATCGCCATGTGCCGCGAGCACCTGCCCGACGACGCGCTGTGGGACGAGCTGAAATACGCCATCACCTCGCTTGACGACGGGCGCCGGGCGCTCAAGGCGCGCCTCGAGCGCCCCGACGGCTCCGTCCTCGACTTCGCGCTCGCCCCCCTGCCCGACGGCAACACGCTCATCACCTATACCGACGTCACCGACAGCTCGCGGATGGAGCGCGCCCTGCGCGAGCGCGCCGAGGCGCTGGAGGCCGCGGACAAGCTGAAGACCGACTTCCTGTCCAACGTCTCCTACGAGCTGCGCACGCCGCTCACCAACATCATCGGCTTCGCCGACAGCCTGATGCTGGGGCTCGCCGGCGACCTGGAGCCGAAGCAGCGCGAATACATGCAGGACATCCTGACCTCGTCGGCCGACCTCCTCTCCGTCATCGACGCCATACTGGACCTCACCACCATCGATGCCGGCGCCATGGAGCTCAACCTGGAGCCGGTGGACGTCGCCGGCCTTCTCACGGAGGCGGCCCGGGAGATGCACGACCCCGTGCACAAACGCGCCATCACGCTGCAGGTGGAAATTCCCGAGGATGCGGGTATGGTCAAGGCCGACCGCCGCCGGCTCGGCCAGGTGCTCCATCACCTCCTGTCCAACGCCGTCGGCTTCAGCCCCGACCGCAGCACCGTCCATATGGGCGCACGGCGCGAGGGCGACGAGCTCGTCATGTGGGTGAGCGACACGGGCAAGGGCATGGACCAGGACTTCCAGAAGGCCGCCTTCGAGCGCTTCCGGGCGCGCCCCGCCGCCTCCGGCCATCGCGGCCCGGGGCTCGGCCTGGCGCTGGTGAAGAGCTTCGTGGAGCTCCATGACGGCACGGTCGCGCTGCGCTCGAAGGTCGATCAGGGCACGACCGTCATCTGCCGGCTGCCGGCGGACGGGCCCGACAGCGCCGGGCAAGCCGCCCGCATCAACCCCGCCCCCGTCTCCCGGCCCGTCGCCGACGAAGCCCGCATGCCGACGACGGCCACGGGATAGGCCCCCATGTCAGGTCCCATGACAGGTCCGATGACAGACCCGATGGCAGACCCCGTGCCGCAGCCGACCCGCCGACAGCCGACACAGACCGCACCGATGCAGCCCGAAGCCACGCGCACGATCCCACTCCCCGACGCGACCGCGACCGAGGCGTTCGCGCACAAGCTGTCGCTCTTCGTGCGGCCCGGCGACACGATCTGTCTCGGCGGCGATCTCGGCACCGGCAAGACGACACTCGCCCGCGCGCTGATCCGAGCGCTCGCCGGCGATGCCGCGCTCGAGGTGCCGAGCCCGACCTTCACGCTCGTCCAGAGCTACGACACGCCGCGCATGGCCGTCTACCATGTCGATCTCTACCGGATCGCCGATGCCGGCGAGGTCGCCGAGCTCGGGCTCGCCGACATGGCGCGCGACGCGCTCGTCATCGTGGAGTGGCCGGAGCGCGCGGGCAGCGCCCTGCCCGCCGACCGGCTCGACATCCTGCTGGAGGAGACCGACACGGGCACGGATGGAAGCGCCGATGGGAGCGCGGACGAGCGCCGCGCAACGCTTGCCGGCCATGGCCGGTGGGCGGCAACGGTCGCACGCATGGCGGCCATAGAGGGCTTCCTGGACAGCGCCGGCTGGGCTGCGGCGGAGCGCCGCTTCCTGCAGGGCGACGCCTCCGCGCGGCGCTACGAGGCGTTGCACCTTGCCGGCCATGTCGACGTCCTGCTGATGGACATGCCGCGCCAGCCCGACGGTCCGCCGGTCCGCGACGGCCTGCCCTACAGCCGGATCGCCCATCTTGCCGAGGATGTCCGCCCCGTCGTCGCCATCGGCGGCGCGCTGCGCCGCATCGGCCTGTCCGCACCGGCGATCCACGCCTGCGACATGGACCACGGGCTCCTGCTGATCGAGCGCCTCGACGGGGAGGTCTATGGCGATATGGCGCGCCGCGGCGCCGATATGGGCGAGCCCATGACGGCCGCCGTCGACGTGCTCATCGCCATCGCGCGGGCGGGCCTCGCTCCCACAATGGCGCTGCCCGACGGCACGGACTACACGGTGCCGCCCTTCGACCGCGACGCCCGGGAAATCGAGGCGGGGCTGCTCCTCGACTGGTTCTGGCCGTTCAGGCTGGGCACGGCGCCCTCCGGCGACGCCGCGCGCGCCTTCCGCGAGGCCTGGCGCGCCGTCTGGCCCGCCGTGGAGACCGGCGAGACCGCCTGGATCCTGCGCGACTACCACTCCCCCAACCTCATCTGGCTGCCCGACCGGGAGGCGGAGGCGCGCGTCGGCGTGATCGACTATCAGGACGCGGTGATCGGGCATCCCGCCTACGATCTCGCCTCGCTCCTGCAGGATGCGCGCATCGACGTCGCGCAGGAGACCGAGCGCGACCTCCTCGACTATTACCTCGCCCGGCGCGAGGCGGAGGAGCCGGGCTTCGACGCGGCCGCCTTCCGCGCCGCCTATGCCGTCATCGCCGCGCAGCGGGCGACCAAGATCCTCGGCATCTTCGCGCGCCTCAAGGAGCGCGACGGAAAACCGGGCTATTTGCGCCACCTGCCGCGCGTGTCACATTATCTTGAACGCAATCTGCAACATGAGGCGCTTGGCCCGGTGCGCGACTGGTTCGCCGCCCATCTGCCGCAGAACATCCGGATCTGAACGAGACCCCACGCAAATGACGCTTGAGGACGACACCGTCACCATCGCGCGCCCCTCCGCCGACCCCCGGCTCGGCCGGCGCGCCATGATCATGGCCGCAGGGCTCGGCCGGCGCATGCTGCCCCTGACCGAGGACCGGCCGAAGCCGCTCGTCGAGGTCGGCGGCCGGCCGCTCATCGCCTATTCGCTCGACCGGATCGCGCAGGCCGGCGTGGAGCGCGCGGTGGTCAACGTCCACTACTGCGCCGACCAGATCGAGGCCTTCCTCGGCGGCGTCGGCCAGCCGGACATCGTCGTCTCGAACGAGCGCGACCGGCTGCTCGACACCGGCGGCGGCATCGTCCGCGCCCTGCCGGAGCTCGGCGAGGACCCGTTCTTCATCCTCAACAGCGACGCCATCTGGATCGAGGGGGCCGAGCCGGCGCTGGAGCGGCTGCGCGCGCGCTGGGACGAGGACGCCATGGACTGCCTGATGCTGCTGGCGGCGACCGCGACCAGCATCGGCTATACCGGCTATGGCGATTTTCACATGGACCCCGATGGCCGGCTCTTCCGGCGCGGCGAGGGCGAGGTGGCGCCGTTCACCTTCGCCGGCGCCTATCTGGTCCATCCCCGCCTCTTCGCCGGCATGGCGGAGGAGCCCTTCTCCATGAACCTCCTGTGGGACCGGGCCGCGGCCCGGGGCCGGCTCTACGGCCTGCGCCACGACGGCGTGTGGCTCCATGTCGGCACGCCGGACGCGATCGCCGCCGCGGAGACCGCGCTCAAGGACCTGTGATGGCCGGCGGCGGCCAGCCCCCGCGCGTCTTCACCGTGCCGCCGGGCGCGCCGTTCCTCGACCGCCTGGCCGCCGCGATCCTCGCCGGCGACCTTCCGGCACCCGGGGGCGAACCGCCCGACCCGCTCGCCCTGCCGCGCTACACGGTGCTCGTGCCGACCCGGCGGGCCGCGCGCATGCTGACCGAGCGCTTCCTTGCCCACGGCGACGGCGATGCCCGCCTGCTGCCGCAGATCCACCCCCTCGGCGATGTGGACGAGGAGGAGCTGGCGCTTTCCGGCGAGGACATGGCCGACGAAGGCGGCCTCGACATGGCGCCCGCCATCGCACCGCTGGAGCGCGAGCTCCTGCTGGCCCGCCTCCTGCTCGACTGGGCGGCGGAGAACCCCGAGCACCATCTGGGCCGCACGCTCAATGCCGGCCCGGCGCAGGCGATCTCGCTCGCCCGCTCGCTCGCCCGGCTGATCGATTCGCTGGAGACGGAGGAGCTGCCGATCGACAGGCTCGACGCGCTCGCCGGCGGCGACTATCCCGAGCACCGCAAGACCGTCCTCGATTTCCTGACACTGGTGCGCCACACCCTGCCGGAGGCGCTCGCCGCGCGCGGGCTCACAGGACCCGCCGCCCGGCGCGCGAGGCTCCTGTCCATCGAGGCCGACAGGCTTGCCCGCACGCCGCCCGACGCGCCGGTCATCGCGGCGGGCTCCACCGGCTCCATCCCGGCGACGGCGCGGCTGCTCTCCGTCATTGCCCGCCTGCCGCGCGGCGCGGTCGTCCTGCCGGGCCTCGACCGCGATCTCGACGAGGCGGGCTGGGCGGCTCTCGCCCCACAGCACCCGCAATTCGGGCTGCGCCAGCTCCTTGACGGGATCGGTCTCGACCGCGAGGCGGTCATGGATCTGACCCCCGGCCCCGACGCGCCGCGCGCCCGCCTCATGAGCGAGGTCATGCGCCCCTCCGAGACCACCGAGCGCTGGCGGCACGCCATGGCGAGCCTGACGGGCCCGGAACTCGATGCCGCGCTCGACGGCCTCGACGCCATCGAGGCGCCGACGCCGCGCGAGGAGGCGCTCGCCATCGCCCTCGTCATGCGCCGCACGCTGGAGACGCCGGGCCGCACGGCGGCGCTCGTGACGCCCGACCGCCGGCTCGCCCGCCGCGTCGCCGCCGAGCTCGAACGCTGGGACGTCGCGGTGGACGATACCGCCGGCACGCCTCTCGCCCAGACGCCCCAGGGCGCCTTCATGCTCCATGTGCTGGACGCCTGGACGAGCGACTTCGCCCCCGTCGCGCTGCTCGCCCTCGTCAAGCATCCGCTCGCCGCCTTCGGGCTCGAACGTGCGGAGCTGCGCCGGCGCGCGCGCGGGCTGGAGATCGCCCTCCTGCGCGGCCTGCGCCCGCCGGCGGGCCTCG from the Kaustia mangrovi genome contains:
- a CDS encoding nucleotidyltransferase family protein, encoding MIMAAGLGRRMLPLTEDRPKPLVEVGGRPLIAYSLDRIAQAGVERAVVNVHYCADQIEAFLGGVGQPDIVVSNERDRLLDTGGGIVRALPELGEDPFFILNSDAIWIEGAEPALERLRARWDEDAMDCLMLLAATATSIGYTGYGDFHMDPDGRLFRRGEGEVAPFTFAGAYLVHPRLFAGMAEEPFSMNLLWDRAAARGRLYGLRHDGVWLHVGTPDAIAAAETALKDL
- the tsaE gene encoding tRNA (adenosine(37)-N6)-threonylcarbamoyltransferase complex ATPase subunit type 1 TsaE, with protein sequence MTDPMADPVPQPTRRQPTQTAPMQPEATRTIPLPDATATEAFAHKLSLFVRPGDTICLGGDLGTGKTTLARALIRALAGDAALEVPSPTFTLVQSYDTPRMAVYHVDLYRIADAGEVAELGLADMARDALVIVEWPERAGSALPADRLDILLEETDTGTDGSADGSADERRATLAGHGRWAATVARMAAIEGFLDSAGWAAAERRFLQGDASARRYEALHLAGHVDVLLMDMPRQPDGPPVRDGLPYSRIAHLAEDVRPVVAIGGALRRIGLSAPAIHACDMDHGLLLIERLDGEVYGDMARRGADMGEPMTAAVDVLIAIARAGLAPTMALPDGTDYTVPPFDRDAREIEAGLLLDWFWPFRLGTAPSGDAARAFREAWRAVWPAVETGETAWILRDYHSPNLIWLPDREAEARVGVIDYQDAVIGHPAYDLASLLQDARIDVAQETERDLLDYYLARREAEEPGFDAAAFRAAYAVIAAQRATKILGIFARLKERDGKPGYLRHLPRVSHYLERNLQHEALGPVRDWFAAHLPQNIRI
- a CDS encoding PAS domain-containing sensor histidine kinase — its product is MRWHAALALATAGPWLVAAPAPARALPSAEAIATRIATEPLTFAVALLAAVVFAWALVETRRLARMLRQARKRASDLETELNEAEIALTAEPHLLFIWRGRDEDPERIAGDMRGTCTVPDTPDRLADFSGWLEPESVNTLKAALAELRARGTAFNFGIKTAQGDLLEADGRAAGGLATLRLRPLAGERLELTELAHDRRKLARQVDRLAAILDSAPMPVWLRLGDGRLAWANRAYVTALEAASLDEVLSSGAELFASVEGSGGDAPRRQRDHTVIGGTKKALDIVEVPVEDGCAGFAIDVSELEDSEKELKRHIRAHASTLDKLATAIAIFGPDQRLRFHNAAYADLWQLDPEWLDTHPYDSEILDRLREQRCLPEQANYRDWKARLLEAYNTLDTREDWWHLPDGRTLRVVAEQHPFGGVTYLYENITEMIRLESSYNELIGVQRETLDNLHEGIALFGTDGRLKLFNPAYATLWSLDGEFLADDPHIDDIIAMCREHLPDDALWDELKYAITSLDDGRRALKARLERPDGSVLDFALAPLPDGNTLITYTDVTDSSRMERALRERAEALEAADKLKTDFLSNVSYELRTPLTNIIGFADSLMLGLAGDLEPKQREYMQDILTSSADLLSVIDAILDLTTIDAGAMELNLEPVDVAGLLTEAAREMHDPVHKRAITLQVEIPEDAGMVKADRRRLGQVLHHLLSNAVGFSPDRSTVHMGARREGDELVMWVSDTGKGMDQDFQKAAFERFRARPAASGHRGPGLGLALVKSFVELHDGTVALRSKVDQGTTVICRLPADGPDSAGQAARINPAPVSRPVADEARMPTTATG